A single region of the Eublepharis macularius isolate TG4126 chromosome 14, MPM_Emac_v1.0, whole genome shotgun sequence genome encodes:
- the NLRX1 gene encoding NLR family member X1, with product MHCRRCLPQAGTGWKRLKGLDPKMQVDVLLGPGSSFVLKRILHMNRTWCFLTPPLRAFVRHQGGYLGGPSQPTSPQLSQMALKNVATSEAIEKHKKYLADWFRQQPNEERQFGPSFSLDTAHVDPVIRESSLEEILKPSPEMTVQNQLQAPLSDIIGLPNLFDVDACGRQVKNVVLYGTVGTGKSTLIKKMVMDWCHGRLPRFELLVPFSCEDLSQSSVPISLRRLITKKYLHLREVVPTLGSTNLKVLFILNGLDRLNLDFRLAHTELCCDPNEPVLPSAIVVNLLRKYMMPEASIIVTTRPSAVRRIPSKFVGRYVEVCGFSNTNLQKLYFQMRLSQPDCSGASGPATAEESRERDNLVEMLSRNLERHNQIAAACFLPSYCWLVCTTLHFLYFTKSVPPAQTLTGIYTSFLRLNFSGEVLDSTDPSNISMMKYVAKTVGKLAYEGVMSRQTSFLEEDLRRCFEVEMKVESELNLLNVFRSDVFRFFLTPCVQPGKEHTFVFTIPAMQEYLAALYVVLGEKKTLTQRVGKEVSEVIGKVSEDVAVVLSIVSKFLPLRILPLLFNLIKIFPRYFSRFSSKDRDTIAHTMAVEMFKEEDYFNDDVLDQINSSILGVEGPMRHPDEASDDEVFELFPIFMGGLLSRRNRAILDQLGCSIKNLAAFEIAKAMKKTVIRNSRKGLPPSELMDYLFFLHEFQNERFTAEAIQSLRTINLSSVKMTPLKCSVLASVVGTTSHEVEELNLASCHLDVNSLRTLFPVFLRCKRLHLQLNSLGPEACMEIRDLLLHEKCMVSTLRLADNPVTEQGARYLAEAIAGNSSLSHLSLLHTSLGNQGVEVISQHLAQNKHLRELDVAYNSVTDEAALALVEEAKRHTTLEKVHLYFNDISEEGKQALHELRKDRDGVKVLVFLTMGADVSDYWAIILNVVQKNLPIWDRERVQQHLGLLLKDLECSRRQTANPWKKAKFMRVENEVKRMLGKIQQGTL from the exons CCTGGCCGATTGGTTCCGCCAGCAGCCCAATGAAGAGAGACAGTTCGGGCCATCCTTCTCGCTGGACACGGCCCATGTGGACCCGGTCATCCGAGAGAGCTCGCTGGAGGAGATCCTGAAGCCGTCGCCTGAGATGACCGTCCAGAACCAACTCCAGGCCCCCCTCAGCGATATCATCGGCCTCCCAAACCTTTTTGACGTGGATGCATGTGGACGCCAAGTGAAAAACGTGGTCCTTTACGGCACGGTGGGCACCGGGAAGAGCACCCTCATCAAGAAGATGGTGATGGATTGGTGCCATGGGCGCCTGCCACGCTTTGAGCTGCTCGTCCCGTTCTCCTGCGAGGACCTATCCCAGAGCAGTGTGCCCATCTCCCTGCGGCGCCTGATCACCAAGAAGTACTTGCACCTCCGGGAAGTGGTGCCTACGCTGGGTTCTACCAACCTCAAGGTGCTTTTCATCCTCAACGGCCTGGACCGTCTCAACTTGGACTTCCGCCTGGCCCACACGGAACTCTGCTGCGACCCCAATGAGCCGGTGCTTCCGTCAGCCATTGTGGTCAACTTGCTCAGGAAGTACATGATGCCAGAG GCAAGCATCATTGTCACCACCCGCCCCTCAGCCGTGCGCCGGATCCCCAGCAAGTTTGTGGGCCGCTACGTCGAGGTCTGTGGTTTCTCCAACACCAACCTTCAGAAGCTGTACTTCCAGATGCGGCTGAGCCAACCCGATTGTAGCGGAGCTTCTGGCCCTGCCACAGCGGAAGAGTCAAGAGAAAGAGACAATCTGGTGGAGATGCTTTCCAGGAACTTGGAACGGCACAACCAGATCGCGGCTGCTTGCTTCCTGCCTTCCTACTGCTGGCTGGTCTGCACTACTTTGCACTTCCTTTATTTTACCAAGTCGGTGCCCCCCGCTCAGACCCTCACTGGCATCTACACCAGCTTCTTGCGGCTCAATTTCAGTGGGGAGGTTCTGGACAGCACCGACCCTTCCAACATCTCTATGATGAAGTACGTGGCCAAAACTGTGGGCAAACTGGCCTACGAAGGGGTGATGTCACGGCAGACGTCTTTCTTAGAAGAGGACTTGCGCCGCTGCTTCGAGGTGGAGATGAAAGTGGAGAGTGAACTCAACCTCCTGAACGTCTTCCGCAGTGACGTCTTCCGCTTTTTCCTCACTCCCTGTGTACAGCCAGGCAAGGAGCACACCTTTGTCTTCACCATTCCTGCCATGCAGGAGTACCTGGCAGCCCTTTATGTAGTCCTAGGCGAGAAGAAGACCTTGACGCAGCGGGTGGGCAAGGAGGTCTCCGAGGTCATTGGCAAGGTGAGCGAAGACGTTGCGGTGGTCCTCAGCATCGTCTCCAAGTTCTTGCCCTTGCGCATCTTGCCTCTGCTCTTCAACCTCATCAAGATCTTCCCCCGCTACTTCAGCCGATTTAGCAGCAAGGACCGCGACACCATCGCGCACACCATGGCGGTGGAGATGTTCAAAGAAGAAGACTACTTCAATGACGACGTGTTGGATCAGATCAACTCCAGCATCCTCGGGGTGGAGGGCCCCATGCGCCACCCAGATGAGGCCTCTGACGACGAGGTCTTCGAACTTTTCCCCATCTTCATGGGTGGGTTGCTGTCACGGCGTAACCGGGCCATCTTGGACCAGCTGGGTTGCTCAATCAAAAACCTGGCAGCCTTTGAGAttgccaaggccatgaagaagaCAGTCATCCGCAACAGCCGTAAGGGCCTGCCTCCATCCGAGCTCATGGACTACCTCTTCTTCCTGCACGAGTTCCAGAACGAGCGCTTCACGGCTGAGGCCATCCAGTCCTTGAGGACCATCAACCTCTCTTCCGTCAAGATGACCCCGCTCAAATGCTCTGTCCTGGCTTCTGTGGTGGGCACCACGAGCCATGAGGTAGAAGAACTGAACCTGGCATCTTGCCACCTTGATGTCAACAGTCTGAGGACTCTCTTCCCTGTCTTCCTGCGATGCAAAAGGCTCCA CTTGCAACTCAATAGTTTGGGGCCAGAAGCTTGCATGGAGATCCGAGATCTGCTTTTGCATGAGAAATGTATGGTGAGCACATTGAG GCTCGCTGACAACCCCGTGACCGAGCAGGGTGCCCGCTACCTCGCGGAAGCCATTGCGGGCAACAGCTCCCTCAGCCACCTGTCGCTGCTGCACACCTCGCTGGGGAACCAGGGTGTGGAGGTGATCTCCCAGCACCTGGCACAGAACAAGCACCTGAGGGAACTGGACGTGGCCTACAACTCGGTGACCGACGAGGCTGCActggccctggtggaggaggCCAAGAGGCACACGACGCTGGAGAAAGTGCA TTTGTACTTCAACGATATCAGTGAAGAAGGCAAGCAGGCCCTGCACGAGCTGCGCAAAGACCGCGACGGCGTCAAGGTGCTCGTCTTCCTGACGATGGGGGCCGACGTGTCCGACTACTGGGCCATCATCTTGAACGTGGTCCAGAAGAACTTACCCATTTGGGACCGCGAACGAGTACAGCAGCATCTCGGCCTGCTCCTGAAGGACTTGGAGTGCAGCCGCCGCCAAACGGCCAACCCCTGGAAGAAGGCCAAGTTCATGCGGGTGGAGAACGAGGTCAAGAGAATGCTGGGCAAAATTCAACAGGGGACTCTCTAA